A single Paenibacillus kribbensis DNA region contains:
- the bioB gene encoding biotin synthase BioB, with protein sequence MELFNAGLDWYSLADKAIHGSKLSQKEGIAILEADDGELLPIMQAAFRVRHHFYGKKVKLNMIMNAKSGLCPEDCGYCSQSIVSTAPVSKYSMLDKESLLAGAREAISRKAGTYCIVASGKGPTDRELDQVIEAVQEITSTLPLKICACLGILKEDQARRLAEAGVHRYNHNLNTSKSNYPSITTTHTYDQRIETVKIAQSHGMSPCSGVIIGMGETNEEIVDMAYALRELDADSIPVNFLNPIPGTPLEGAKRVSPIRALKVLALFRFICPSKEIRVAGGRELNLRSLQPLSLYAANSIFVGDYLTTEGQEVTADHQMIEDLGFEIEICALSAV encoded by the coding sequence ATGGAATTATTCAATGCAGGTTTAGATTGGTACTCATTGGCAGATAAAGCGATCCACGGCAGCAAATTGTCACAAAAGGAAGGCATTGCGATATTGGAAGCCGATGATGGGGAGCTATTGCCGATTATGCAAGCTGCGTTCCGGGTACGGCATCATTTTTACGGTAAAAAGGTTAAGCTTAACATGATCATGAACGCCAAAAGCGGCCTGTGTCCGGAGGATTGCGGCTATTGCTCACAATCTATTGTCTCCACAGCGCCTGTCAGCAAGTACAGTATGCTGGACAAGGAGTCTCTGCTGGCCGGGGCGCGAGAAGCGATATCACGGAAAGCGGGAACGTACTGCATTGTCGCCTCCGGCAAAGGCCCTACGGATCGAGAGCTGGATCAGGTGATTGAGGCTGTGCAGGAGATTACCAGTACGCTGCCGCTCAAAATTTGTGCTTGCCTGGGGATTCTCAAGGAGGATCAGGCCCGGAGGCTGGCAGAGGCTGGCGTACATCGCTATAACCATAATTTAAATACGAGTAAGAGCAACTATCCGTCCATTACCACTACACATACATACGATCAACGGATCGAAACCGTTAAAATAGCTCAGTCTCACGGAATGTCTCCATGCTCTGGCGTTATTATCGGTATGGGGGAAACGAATGAGGAAATCGTTGACATGGCCTATGCCTTGCGGGAACTTGATGCTGATTCGATTCCGGTTAATTTTCTGAATCCGATTCCCGGAACTCCACTGGAAGGAGCAAAGCGTGTATCGCCAATCCGAGCGTTAAAGGTACTGGCATTGTTCCGGTTCATTTGTCCATCCAAAGAGATACGTGTTGCTGGCGGACGGGAGCTCAATTTACGCTCACTACAGCCTCTATCTTTATATGCAGCTAATTCGATTTTTGTAGGCGATTATTTGACGACAGAAGGGCAAGAGGTCACAGCTGATCATCAAATGATTGAAGATCTCGGGTTTGAAATTGAGATATGCGCCCTTTCCGCCGTATAA
- a CDS encoding glycerol dehydrogenase translates to MSEKVFISPGKYVQGKNVIDKTGEYVKPLGHTALVIADKLVWGIAADRVVKSLEQAGITAVKVEFQGEASKNEVNRIADQGRSGKVDIVIGVGGGKTLDTAKAVNELLGSSVVIIPTTASTDAPTSALSVLYTDEGAFDTYSFFSKNPSLILVDTKVISQAPPLFLSSGIADAMATWIEARAVIEARATTMAGGLPTLAAEAIASKCEEVLFDYGLQAYESVKRKVVTPALEAVVEANTLLSGLGFESGGLAGAHAIHNGFTVLEGDIHHLTHGQKVAFGTLVQLALEQRPLTEVERYIDFYLKLELPVTLEDVKLKEASREDLYRVAQAATKEGETAHNLPFAVTADDVLDAILAADQYSQAYKAKIGYKN, encoded by the coding sequence ATGAGCGAAAAAGTATTTATTAGTCCAGGTAAATATGTGCAAGGGAAAAACGTGATTGATAAAACGGGTGAGTATGTCAAGCCATTAGGTCATACGGCTCTGGTTATTGCAGATAAGCTGGTTTGGGGCATCGCAGCTGACCGGGTAGTCAAAAGTCTGGAGCAGGCGGGGATTACGGCGGTTAAGGTTGAATTTCAAGGAGAAGCGTCCAAAAATGAAGTGAACCGTATTGCTGATCAGGGACGAAGCGGTAAGGTTGATATTGTCATCGGTGTTGGTGGTGGCAAAACGCTGGATACCGCCAAAGCCGTTAATGAACTACTCGGTTCCTCAGTTGTGATTATTCCTACGACTGCTTCCACGGATGCACCGACCAGTGCGCTATCTGTCTTGTACACGGATGAAGGTGCGTTTGATACGTATTCCTTTTTTAGTAAAAATCCAAGTTTGATCCTGGTCGACACGAAAGTCATTTCCCAAGCGCCGCCACTATTCCTCTCCTCAGGTATTGCGGATGCCATGGCAACGTGGATTGAAGCCCGTGCGGTCATCGAAGCTCGTGCAACGACGATGGCTGGCGGTTTGCCAACCTTGGCAGCCGAAGCCATTGCGTCCAAGTGCGAGGAGGTTCTTTTCGATTACGGACTGCAGGCTTACGAATCTGTAAAGCGCAAAGTCGTCACACCTGCGCTGGAAGCGGTGGTGGAAGCCAATACGCTACTGAGCGGTTTAGGTTTTGAAAGCGGTGGCTTGGCAGGCGCACATGCGATTCACAATGGTTTTACCGTGCTGGAAGGTGACATCCACCATCTGACGCACGGTCAGAAGGTAGCTTTTGGCACCTTGGTACAGCTTGCCCTGGAGCAAAGACCTCTGACCGAGGTGGAACGATATATTGACTTTTATCTAAAGCTGGAGCTGCCCGTAACGCTGGAAGACGTTAAGCTCAAGGAAGCTTCCCGCGAGGATTTGTACCGGGTAGCTCAGGCAGCCACGAAAGAAGGCGAAACGGCTCACAATCTGCCATTTGCCGTTACAGCGGATGATGTACTGGATGCGATTTTAGCTGCTGATCAGTATTCACAGGCTTATAAGGCTAAAATTGGATATAAGAACTAA
- a CDS encoding aminopeptidase yields the protein MSDFQQKLQKYAELAVRVGVNVQPGQTLIVHAPILSAELVRLIVKSAYTLGAKLVKVKWSDETITRLQYELAPDETFNIPPKWYAAEMTEEVEHGAAVLHVIADNPDLLKGIPSSRITAAQRVRSHELHQYREYQMADKFSWSLVAYPSVEWAAKVFPNLPASEQIDKLWEAIFSTVRVDLDNPVEAWKEHLKTLSSKSDILNAKRYKKLHYLAPGTDLTIELAKAHLWVAAESVNQQGHTFVANMPTEEVFTAPLKTGVNGKVSSTKPLSYSGNIIDNFSLTFENGRIVDVQADTGLETLQHLVEMDEGSHYLGEVALVPHKSPISDKNILFYNTLFDENASNHLAIGNAYAFNLKGGKEMTAEELAANGLNFSLTHVDFMIGSAEMDINGVTEDGTEEPIFRKGNWAI from the coding sequence ATGTCAGATTTTCAACAAAAATTGCAAAAATATGCCGAATTAGCCGTTCGAGTGGGCGTCAATGTCCAGCCTGGACAGACCCTCATCGTTCATGCTCCCATCTTGTCCGCGGAACTCGTGCGACTGATTGTCAAATCAGCCTATACGCTCGGAGCGAAGCTGGTTAAAGTAAAATGGAGCGATGAGACCATCACCCGGCTACAGTATGAACTGGCTCCTGACGAAACGTTTAATATCCCCCCCAAATGGTATGCAGCCGAAATGACGGAAGAGGTCGAACATGGCGCGGCAGTCCTCCATGTTATTGCCGATAATCCCGATCTGCTTAAAGGCATCCCGTCCAGTCGAATCACGGCTGCACAGCGGGTGCGGTCACATGAATTACATCAATACCGTGAATATCAAATGGCTGACAAATTCAGTTGGTCACTAGTAGCTTACCCTTCTGTAGAGTGGGCAGCCAAAGTATTCCCAAATCTCCCTGCCTCCGAACAAATAGATAAGCTGTGGGAAGCCATTTTCAGCACTGTGCGTGTGGATCTGGACAACCCCGTGGAAGCTTGGAAAGAGCATTTGAAAACCCTTTCCAGCAAATCCGATATTTTAAACGCCAAACGCTATAAAAAGCTTCATTATTTAGCCCCAGGAACCGACCTCACCATCGAATTGGCCAAGGCTCACCTCTGGGTAGCTGCTGAAAGCGTCAATCAACAAGGACATACCTTCGTAGCCAACATGCCTACCGAAGAAGTATTTACAGCTCCACTTAAAACAGGAGTGAACGGCAAAGTCAGCAGTACCAAACCACTTAGCTACAGTGGCAATATTATCGACAACTTTTCGTTGACCTTTGAAAATGGACGCATTGTCGATGTACAGGCTGATACAGGTTTGGAGACTCTTCAGCATCTCGTAGAAATGGATGAAGGCTCCCACTACTTGGGAGAGGTTGCTCTCGTACCTCACAAGTCACCTATCTCTGACAAAAATATTTTGTTCTATAATACGTTGTTTGATGAAAATGCATCCAACCATCTGGCGATTGGCAATGCCTATGCATTTAACCTTAAAGGCGGCAAGGAAATGACTGCAGAGGAACTGGCAGCGAACGGTCTAAATTTCAGTCTGACGCATGTCGACTTTATGATTGGTTCAGCTGAAATGGACATTAATGGCGTTACCGAGGACGGTACTGAGGAACCTATCTTCCGTAAAGGAAATTGGGCGATCTAA